CGAGCGTGGGCGGTCCTCCATGTTTCTCTCCCTGCACGGCATCGACGTCGCCTTCACACGCGCGGGCATGCCGATCCAGATCCTCTCCGACTTCTCCCTCGAGGTGGCAGATGGTGAATTCGTTGCGCTTGCGGGCCGCTCGGGCAGCGGCAAGTCGACGGCCATCGCCGTCGCCTACGGCAGACGTAGCCCGGACGCGGGGGCTGTCCGGTGGGGTGAGGTTGAGATCGGCGACCGGTCGGAGAAGGAGCTTCAGAGCATACGGCGGTCCAGCATCGGCTACGCCGCGCAGGACTCGCTCGTCTTCGACGACCTGACCGTCACTGCGAATGTGCTCGTGGGCGGCGGGTCGGCCGAGCGCTGCGAGGAGCTCCTCGAGGGCGTCGGTCTCGCCGACTTCGGCGGGATGCGGGGCGGCCGAATCTCGGGCGGTGAGCGGCAGCGGGCCGCAGTGGCACGGGCGCTCGCCAAGGATCCCACTCTCGTCCTCATGGACGAGCCGACGTCGTCGCTCGACAGCGACGCGGCGGCCCGCGTCATCGCCGAACTGCGCGCCGCGGCCGAGCGCGGGGCGTCCGTGCTCGTGGCGA
This is a stretch of genomic DNA from Flaviflexus salsibiostraticola. It encodes these proteins:
- a CDS encoding ABC transporter ATP-binding protein; translation: MFLSLHGIDVAFTRAGMPIQILSDFSLEVADGEFVALAGRSGSGKSTAIAVAYGRRSPDAGAVRWGEVEIGDRSEKELQSIRRSSIGYAAQDSLVFDDLTVTANVLVGGGSAERCEELLEGVGLADFGGMRGGRISGGERQRAAVARALAKDPTLVLMDEPTSSLDSDAAARVIAELRAAAERGASVLVATHDVLVKDAADRVIEL